The Clavelina lepadiformis chromosome 3, kaClaLepa1.1, whole genome shotgun sequence region acaatgccTCACATTTCTCACAGGAACACTGGCTACTTTCTTCAAATGCTTTGCTATTGGTTCAAAGGTCACTGATTCTGAGGATCGTTTTgtcaatgttttcaaaatttcattcaaGGTGACTGCAGCACCAAAATCGATGCTGTCACCATGGTTGTCAATACTTCGAAGAACCGGCAATTGCCCAATGTCAATCATAAAGGCATATGATGATGTCAGTTTGTATACTCCTGACAAAATAGAAGACATCTTTTGAAATAGAAATTTAGATGATGGACTCTAAATCGTAGGTCACAGAATATctataaaagtttgaaatatatatatagcatAATGATTTTGATTCAATGGCAAAAAAACGATACAAAACTAGCATTAATGTATGGACCTGAGCCAGTATTCCCGGATATTAATCGCCAGGATCGTTTCTCCAAAATCAACTCCTGCAGGAATGATTTCAATTCTGAAATAGATGATGGTCGAATCCAAGTAGTAGAATCCCCTGCAAGCTGAATTGGACGCAGGTCACCTAATCTCATTTTCTGCTTCTTTGCACACTCAGTTGTGGTTAAATCCTTTCAAAAATAATTGGTAATATGAAAggtttcataaaatttattctcggctgacaaaatttcaaaataaatattatacGCAATATAATGTACATCCGAGACCTCTATATCTTGACATTTATCCCTCAATGATGAATCTGCATCACAAGCAAAGCATTTCATTGCATCAAGTATTGAACGATATCCCGTACATCGGCAAATATGACCATCAAAATTATCTTCAATAGTTTGTTGATTTGGGGATTCCTCCTCTTCCAGCAAgctttataaaaacattttactgtgACTTATTAAGAGCTCAATTAACATtctattaaacaaaacaacaacatgtGACACACTAACTTATGACAAGCAAAAATAGGAAATTAAGGATCCAGTCTAGTAGGATCAGTAAAAATCTACAACATAAAGCTCTAAGCAGATATATAAATATTACCTATGCATTGACATCACGAAACCAGGGGTGCAATAACCACACTGACTTGCACCAAACTCAGCAACCCGAGActgaattttattaaaaccttttctttgtgATCCGATGCCTTCAACAGTGGTTATTTGGCACCCATCCACTGAACACAAGGGCAGCAAGCACTGTCACAACATGTTCAAATAAGAAATCTTCCAAGCAAAATGAATTTAACAAAGATACAGTAAACTTCAAAGTTAATTACATTGAACACTTACAGAGTTAACTGCTTTAGCTGAATCCAATGGACGTTGGAGTGCGACAACGCAACATCCACAGCCTCCTTCTCCACACATAATCTTGGTGCCAGTTAAACCTGGCTGTGAACGAAGCCATGAATTGAAACTGGAACTTGGATTTGGATTACTGACAAAATATTCCTTTTGATTCACAAAAAAGGAAATTGCATTATTGCTAGCCATGGTTAAACATAAGCATTTACGCCAattctgcaaaaaataaaagcgaTTAACATCGGTTGCCTATTACCCGACTCGCCAGTTTTTGACACTgagcaaaatctttacaattcAATGCCCAgaacaataataatttaaataaaaatcaaagtgggtcaaaaatttccattgttaagtatataGACAGTCGAAAAAACCTTGCCACCGAGACAGTAACTCCGAAAGGGTATATTGGTTTTTAGGataagtttaaagcagtggtttcgagatcgtccatggacacttgaaaacggacgatttttgcgtatgcgtccatggacgattttaggataagcttaaataACGGATATGAggaaagtgtccatggactgttttaAGAAAGGATTAAATAGTAGATATGATAAAAGTGTCCGTGGACTGCTTTGGAACAGGCTTATATAGTCGGTATGatgaaagcgtccatggacgattttaggataagcttaaatagcgaatATGAGGAaaacgtccatggacgattttaggataagcttaaataATGGATACGAGGAaaacgtccatggacgattttagaaTAAGCGTAAATAGTGCATATGATGAAATTGTCGATGGACAGTTTTGAATTTGgcttaaatcaatttttttgcaacaaagcagccatggacggttgttgaaataggcttaaatCAGTTATTTTGCAACGAAGCGTCCATGGATGgttgttgaaataggcttatatcagttattttgcaaaaaagcgTCCATGAGTGATTTTAGGataagtttaaagcagtggtttCGAGCAGAGTTGGATCAATTACATTATTTCagttcaattacaattacaattacaattactcccttacatgtttcaattacattacaattacaattacaattactccCTTACATGTTTCAATTACTCCGtgctaaaaatatcaaattacaattacaattacagtTATAATTACTGTTAAACATGTAATTGATTAATCATAAATTCAACTTCGGTAGAGAGGTGCTCTTTGAAAACCGTAGCGACGTAATTAGCAACAATCACAAACTATTCATGTTTCATTCATGATACGTAGAATAccctttaattaaaaaaaactcgAACGTTTTCGAATATTTCAACTATTCGTAATCATGAGtactgaaaaatacaaacacagaaaaaatttttaagcgACTGTTAACAACCAAAAGTTTGAGCGACTGGCAACGACTAACAACGAATAGGCTACAAGACAGGCAATGAAATGTAATCAAACGAATACACAAAGCTGATAGCGGTAAGGCGCCAGCGATAAGGTGTGTAtttgtgtaaaattaaaataaattcaaaaggAAAGAAGCTCCTGATaactacaaattacaaaattttggttcgcatttacattttaacttGCTCAAAAACTGTTGGATTGCATTTGATGAACATTAGGGTGCGAAAAGTTTCTGGCCCCAGTAAATTTCTTCTTGCCGTATAAAAGTTACCcgaaattgaaaatattctttctGATGGGGCTGATGTTGCTGTTAGTCCCAAATAATCCTTGGCTAAAGTAGAAAGCGGGGGAAGTTCTTCTGACTTCTTCTTCCAATATATTAGTGGGTCTTCATCGAAATGCATGGTTTCTAGTTTCTACCCCCAAATAGCTGTCGACTTCACTTATTGAATTTCTCggtcttttcttttttaagccTTCTGCCATAAAGTTAAATAGCTTTGGCTTTTTTGCAGGGTTTTCATCCTCTGTGCTACAACTTTCTTCGTCATCCTTGCCAAGTCTACTTGCCACATGAGTTTTTAGCAAACGTAttgcttcttctttttcaacgTCATCTTTAATCCAGCTGTTTTTAAATCGTGGATCAAGAAGAGATGCAATTCTGTTTTCCGGAGAATTTATATATGGCAAAAACCTTTTAGAAACAGAGTCTTTAAGATTAGCTGCCAGTTTCTGGCAATAGTGGAGATTTGAGTTTTTTAGTAGTTCCATTGCTTTCAGTAAGCCAAGCACTACCGGACAAATGCAAGAGGATGTTACAATATTTTCTCCTTCAACTTGCTGCATTGCTTCCTTGAAAGGCAGTAGCACACTCATGAGCTCACTCAATGCCAAATAATcttgatttgttatttttcccCGTGACTGGATCAAGGTGAGAGCCGCATTAACTTCTTCGTGATGCTTTAAGACACTTTGCAACATAACAAGCTGGGAATTCCATCTTGTCACATTCTGTGCTCttaacgttatttttttaCGTTGCAAATAAGAGGTAGCATTTACAGATTTTCTTACtgaatttacaattttggcCACCTTTCCCAGCTTTCCTTTCCCAACGTAAGACTTAGCAAACTCCGAATGTTGCAGACAATCCTTAAATCAAAGTTGTTGTGTATGAGCAAAACAGCTTACTCTTTCTGGTAAGTAAGTGAGAAGAGCATGTAAATCAGCACCCTCCTCGGACATTTCTTGTTCAGGATCAGGATTCAACTATTTCTCATTGTCCTCATTGATTTCTTCACCAGTTTTATGCAGTGTGAACTCAGGAAGGGAAACCTGAAATGCTTTTATCATGGAGGAAGCATTGTCTGACACaaccttttttacttttgttgtaagtctaaacttttctattacGTTGTCATAAGCCTCAACAATGTTTTCAGCTGTATGCCGTCCTAAAAATGAGTCCACTGCCAGGACAAAGCTGCGTAGCTTCCATTCTGCATCAACAAAATGCATAGTGATGCCCAAGAAACTTGTCATGTTGCGGTTAGTCCAGAGATCAATTGTcaagtaaacatttgacaaacGTGCAATTTCACGTCTCGTCTCTTCTTCCATTTGCTGAATAACCGTTGGTATAAGGGAATTTCTAAATGTGGAGCGGCTTGGTATTACATATCTTGGTTCAGCAGTCAACAACAGATTTCTGAATGTTTGACTATCTACAATACTTAATGGTAACTGATCACAAGCTATTGATTTGAGTAGAGCTTTTGTTAATGCTTTTTGAGTGGCATCATATGAAGCAAATCGCTGGGAAGaagaagtttgaaaaaatgacttgatAGGTGGTTGACTCTGATCTACCTTTGTCTTCTTCGTGTTTTCCTGGTGTTTTCTTTTGAGGTTTATATATTTAGGATAAAGATTGGGAGAACATCTCTTCAAATGTGTGATCAAGTTTGATGAAGCCTTGGTTGAATacttgaatttctttttgcaattgttgCAGCAAGTCTCAGTACTGgtcaaagatttaaaaaaactctGACAGTGGCGTAGGAAAGGGTTCAGCACAGGTTTCGGAAGAGTTTATTTGCTGTTCatccatttttgaaatattaagaTTTAGAGTAGACTATATTGTAATTTACTAAGTTTTCTGTTACTGCTGAAGTATGGGAAACAGTTTAGCATGGCTGAATTATCTAGTTAACGAGGCATGCATAGCACACCTATGTAAATAGGCTTAATCATTTTATGTTGTGCTTGTCAGGTCTTAATAAcaatgtaattgaaattgtaattgggcaaaaattttatcaaattacaattataattataattacacaaaataaaaatgcttcaattacaattacatgaaaaatgtaattaattacattcagctcaattacaaattacaattgatccaactctggtttcgagatcgtccatggacactttaAAACtgacgatttttgcgtaagcgtccatggacgatttttgcgtaagcgtccatggacgattctaggataagcttaaatagcggatatgagaaaagcgtccatggactgttttggaACAGGCTTAAATAGTCGGCATAATGAAAGCGTCcttgggataggcttaaataatAGATATTGGAAAGAGTGActgataaaatgtttttgattaaCACGTATTTTAAATGGtaatagttttatttatttccatcTTATCACGAATTAATAAGGGGCGTGAAAAATCATGAACAAGCGAATTATACCATAGTGCTTTAAAACATATGTTATGTTATGGTAGAACATGCTTCTTATTgattaaatgaaaaaacttactAGTTTTAACTAAGGGGCTCCCCCCAACATAAATACCAACCAGAATGCTTTTTCGGgctttaatgtttatttgtcACATTAGCTAGTTGCCATCAAACCAGAAAGCTAGAAACATGCTGCATATCAGAAAACATATGATCAAAGCAAgatataacaataataattcgTGCATGTCCTGGGTTGccatgtactgtatatattttattgatgtttAAATTCCCTTGGATCAAGACTCAGTTCACTAAGCTAACTagtttaagttgtttttattagaTCTTGGCTTTCCAATTGAAGTTCAAGAAGCTATTGCTAGAGGTACAAAAACCTACCCTGGAAAGAAACGAAACGCATTTTTGTACCCCAACATTTGTTTTGACAAAACAGTATGTCATAATATAAAGAATATTGTCTTTAGCCTTTATaccattaattttttttatcaaagcagcaaacacaaaattgatgaaaaaaatttgttaaatgtaaattattttgtagttaCCATATGCTACTTTGGATAATTACCGATTAATTGTTAGTCTTGGTATTGTGAcagttacgtcacgagtcatgggttgttttataaatgctGAAATTCGATTTTGGGATCTTGTGATATAATTGCTgaccaaacttaaatttttggtAATGACTTACAGATAAATTACGCAACCTTGGGGTGTGACTACTATATAAATAccaatgtaatgtttgcaatcttcCTTTTTATCTTTCACTTGTTactactgcgcaatgtaacagcagtaagctttgcccaaaGGTGTAATCTTTTGTGTTTGAgaataaaaatgggaactttatcgTTTAGTAATATGCGTATccagaatttaagcaactaaacAGCGTTAGTCACGCCGTTTTAGGAATGGGAACTCATACCATCGAgtcagaagcaaaacaagttttcaatttaataGTACTTACCTCGCTCATATCGTAACAATAGCCGCCAGTGTACGCGGTTTTTATGGCGAATATGGTTGTTAtgtaatacttcacaaaaGTAATatcacaataaaattttatttgtcataGTATCAGTTTCAGAATTAAGCGTTtgtcacattacaaaaatagaaGGAGTTGAGACAACGCAAATGGGCTCAAGACTGCATTGTTATAATGCAATGTCCATGCTAAAAACATAATGGGCTGTTCGTCAAACATGGTACGTTGTCAAGCATTGAGAGCAAGTTATCGATGACCTATTTCCACAAAGTAAATCGCCAATTGGGGGAAACCAGTGTAATTTGGACCCCTGTGTAAATCGGACCAAGGCTGATTTCAGACTAATCGCGgtaggtgacgtcacaaacatcACGCGACATGGAAGACGTTAGCAAGAAAATGTGGCAGCAGTTGTGTTTGGTCTCGTTTCTTTTGTGGTCTAGTTACGAAAACGCAAGTAAACTATTAGGGGTGCTTGATCTTATTTTAGGTCATGCGTCATTTCAATATAATCGGAGGCTAGAGGCAGGtaggaaaataatttaaacgtttcgagacaactaaaacattcgCAGATACTGTACCATGACAGTATTAGACTgtcagtttaaaattttagtgaaGAGCCTGAAAGAAATTTCAGCTTAGATTTGTGTAAAATGGACCGCAATAAAACGTGTAATTTGGACCCCCCCCCCCCTAAATTACACGTAGAGGCAGATAACATTACCTGTTTTCTTAGGATattaaactttcattttgtGATCCTTCTGATCTTGAACTTAGTACAAACATGACCACAAAAGCTGAGCGTAAGAGCAAAGGAGTGTATGGAAAGTGGGATGAAGAAGCGATGCGACATGCAATAGGGGCTGTAAGAGATGGCACAATGGGTATAAAAAAAGCAGCCGAACAGTTTCATGTCCCCAAAACGACTCTTCTAAGAAGACTGAAAAAGAAGAACAAGATTGCTCTTGGCAGCTGCAAGATGTTAGGAAGATCTACTGACCTCCCGGAAGAGATTGAAAACCAATTGGCAAAGCATATTGAAGATATGGAAGCCAGGTTTTATGGCTTGACATTGATGGACCTTCAAAAGCTTGCATTCCAAATTGCAGAAGCTAATAACATTTCTACTAGATtcaacaaagaaaagaaaattgctgGCTATGATTGGGTGAAAGGATTTCTGAAAAGGCATCCAGAAATATCTCTTCGATCCCCGGAGGCAACATCACTAGCGAGAGCATCCGGATTTAACAAACCACAGATAGCTAAGTTTTTTGAACTCATTCATGACATTTATGAAAAGAACAACTTAACTGCTGCCAGAATTTATAATATGGACGAATCTGGGATAAACGTTGTTCAGAAATTGTCAAAAGTTTTAGCTAAGAAGGGGAAACATCAAGTTGGCTCGATAACTAGTCAAGAGCGAGGATAAAATGTGACGGTTATTTGCTGCATGAGTGCAGCAGGAAATTTTGTCCCACCAGGCTTCATCTTTCCACGAGTGCGTATGAAGGAAGAGTTGAAGGATGGAGCTCCTCCAGGAAGCATGTTCACTTGTCAAGTGAGTCATGTTTAATTGTCTAGCAATCCTACCAGGCAAAACCCATCTTTTCTATGTTGATGCTATGTGTGCCGACATTGAATCTATGTAGGACTGTCAAAATGGTGGTTGTTACCACTGGGATGCTAAAGATGTCAAATTTTATAGCCTGCACTATTTACGTTTGCTAgtgttttcaaatgtttcaacCAATTGGgctataaattaattaaactatGCTCATACTGacaatttgttatttgtaaaaattggttttattATCACTGTATGGTGCATAAATTTGGCTTTGCTTTACAAAATGTTAGTCTCTCTATGCTCAATAGCTCGTAATAAATTTTGAaccttttttcagaaaaagggATGGATGAACAACGACATATTCTTGGAATGGATAAAACACTTCAGCCAGCATGCAAAGCCTAGCCAAGAAGAGAGGGTCCTGCTGATCTTAGATGGACATAAAAGCCACACGCACAATATCGAAGCTTTAGAGTTGGCATCAAAAAGTGGTGTTATTATGCTTTCATTACCACCACACACCAGTCATCGGATGCAGCCATtagatttaacttttttcaaaccACTGAAGACCTATTATTATCAACAAATTGAGCAGTGGCTGCGTGCAAATCCTGGACGAGCAGTCTCTGCGTTTCAAATTTGTCGTTTGTTTGGTCTTGCATACGGAAAAGCTGCAAATGTTAGCTGTGCGGTGAATGGATTTCGAAAGGCCGGAATTTATCCAGTTAATATGCTGGTCTTTAATGACGGTGATTTTGCTGCTGCTGATGTCACAGATCAACCCGATCCAGCTGAGAATTCAGATGATCTAATCGCCACCACAAGCTCAGCTCTAGTGGAAAATGCAAGCTCAACTGCAGTTAACACCACTCCTGCTTGCATCAACAAAACAGCTGAAACCAGCAATCTAGTTTCTGACATGCAAGCCAGCCCTGTAGGCTTACTCTCATCCATTTCTTATTCTGAGAAAAAAAAAAGTGTTGTAACTGTCACAGATATCAGCCCTCTACCAAAGCGAATCCGATCTATGAATCCTGGTACCAAACGGCGAAAATCTTCACGCGCCACAATTTTGACAAGTTCTCCTCATAAAAACACTCTGAATAAAAGAGACAGTGATGTGACAAAAAGAGGCGGTGCACAAAAAACGAAACAGAAGAGAGGAAGGAAAACAGAGAACAAACAGAATTCCATCTGCCTGGTGTGTGGAGATTCTGCAGATGAAGACTGGattcaatgcaaaaactgcaagGAATGGACCCATGAAGAATGTGCTGATATTAGTGATTCCAAGTATTATTACTGCGACAACTGTTCGTAAATGTGTGTTTCTGTTTTTGCATGGGTTGTTCTATTTTTGTGAGTTATCGATGGTTCCAGATTGCACAATCACACATTGTGTAAATTGGACCcctcatttgaaaaaattaaaattgactATTTACCAGCAGTGTCATTGAATTAGAAACTTATACAGTGAAGTTAGGTGCTATCCGAATGAAATTGAATATTAAGTTGTatgttttgttcaaaaatggAAGGGGTCCATTTTACACAACAGTTGTGTAAATTGGACCCTTagcatgaaaaaatttaatttggtaGTGCACCTCcagtttaaattatttaagccCGATACTTCGTTATGTTGTACCTTTCATGTATGTGAATAAACAAGTGAAGTTTGGAAGAAATCGACTAAGGACTTTCGTTATTATCAAagattttgcttaaggggtccAAATTACACTGGTTTCCCCTACAAGCAAACttagtttatttatattttctaaGATAGGTGTGTAAAGATTTGTGAATGTGTACTACGCTATTCGACATTCAACAGTAACTTTAGCTAGTTTTGATTTGGATTATGTGCTGCTGCATTTCAATATATAATGTACTGACAGTTTGAGTGAGTCCTTTAATTGCAGCCATACTTGAGTCAGCCCAGTTGGCGGGGCAACTGTTATCTCTAGGACCTGGCAATAACTGACAAACTTAAGGTTAAGGTTCCATACACCCTACACTGTCATTGTTATACGCACAAGACATTATGGACGTATACCCTACAattccaaattttaaaaatgcatAACGTCgaagaaaaattgcaaaaagacaaGCTCAACTATCTGACATCGTACCCCACCCATGGTTAACTTATAATCACCACGTGCCTCGCTTAttctattatttattattacgCTATTAATATTTGTTTCCGTTAAACGTGTCCAACGAGGAAAGAACAATTGCTGCCGCTGCAAAAACTACGAATAAATATCAGCatagtcaaaaaagtaaaactctatttaaacaaagaaaacctAACTACCACTTACTACTCTTTAATGGAAAGTTACACTCGATATTGCATACCTGTGTGGAAGCATAGTCAGAGGTCTTTAATAAACAAGTTCCAAAAAATCTCTAATTAGGCTAATTTGAAGAAATGATAACATGAAGCAAGAAGAACAGTACATTGTAGTCAATTGAGAGTTTGTTTAGCCTAAACATGTGTACTTTGATTCATAAATTTAGGCAATAAAATTTACCCTCTTGTTATAACGACTTGTTTAATAAAAACCGTACATAAATACTAGAAATAGTTCTACTTCTTGCACTTTACCTTTTTTCAGCAAGCAGGTCACTCAACAGTCTTTAAAATATTGTGAACCAAAACAATGGAATAATTTACCAGGCTCTATAAGGGTATGTAGTGGCCTGGGAGCCGCTTTTAATACCAATATATTATTCGTGGGAACGTACTCGCCATTTATTTATTGTGATATTGTTTACTGATAAAACCGCAATTAttgtcgtttaatatttggaaacttgctctaaataactttatgtgaaaacgccgtttagtacgttaccaggtgatttcataacatcctagttttaactgaatgtaattcccattgccaacgctttgttttttatcgttcacacattctgaaatgttcgtgtatattgtgttgaatatttccgctcacatcgctccgctttataaactcgaacTTCTGCGCGAGTAACCGCGCAGACAGAGATacagaatcgtacgaacgtattacgttagtcgtgtaaaatgtaattcgttagacttgttttaaatggtgaatgctaagtttgtgattgtatcatattcggaacctgtacagttcctacaataaaggatcgtttctgataaactgtatctgtgataacgtaagagctttcggctagtacaacgttaggttagagaattctaaccgcacgcaaccacggagtcagatcattaattcggcaggtaaattaagtccgaataaCATAAGATAAGACTGACAACAGTGCTATCCTCTGCAGGTACTTACATCAACTACTCTCTTTAGTAACAAATTAAAAGCGTATTTACTAGAGAGACAGTCTAAGAGCATGTACTCCGATTGGCAGCTACTCGACTAATTCACCTATATCTTCATGTTTATGCACTTTTAAATTTACCCTTATTTTTGAATCACTGTAAACAAATTGTACTTATGACCACTAATagaactttttattttacggCGTTCTGTAATCACTGAGGTCAGATCTTACTCATAAACACTTATTTACGTTCACATTCCCAGAATGCTTATTAACTTGCGCTTTTTTTCTCCCTTTTGTTCACATTGCTGTGAGTGTGCTTTTATACACAAATGCTTATGCTGTCTATTGCACCTTGTGTTTGTAtgacaaaaattgattttgtatAAAGGCAGCCTACTTTACACAACCACACTACCTCGTTTGTTTCTATCAAAATTAGTATTATTGCTCTTTCTCTTGCATCATATGCCACTCTCCatctattttttcttttatgtcgATTATTCTCTAAATAACGGCTGTTGAAAATTCAAACTCCAGTACTCTTTCCTGCGttgtaaacattgttttttgaaacacaaataaaaagaCTTTGGAAAAGATATTCAACTCTTCCTGGCACTTGCAGTACATCACTGTTGATGTATGCATATTCAAACAAGCTGATCAAACCATATGGCTGGACATGAGTGACGTATCTGACCATCTTCTATTTCCGCTCACAACCGACCTGTGTAAACATTCCTACCGCGTAAACAGGCCACCTGAACGGGAAACTAGTCCCATAGATGGAGTTCATTTTAGTGGGGGTTTTCTTCTTCCATCTAGACAAACAGGTCGGTTCCATCTTGACGGTGACACAACGCTTATGTCCTGCCAAACTATCAgcgtaacttttgtttttcattaaatctgtttaaattatgtgtttgtgttaaattatgttttaataacgtgtttataatttgggtttggtggccgtgcttacgctaataatttttttacattttctgattggttcctaatgcacgtttttgccctCCAGGCCTTGTCACCTTTTTCCCGTCCAGTTTGTGGAAAATGTCGATAACtactaatatgtttgcgaccacctgcgtcagcacaattttttcgttccccacattaaaacgaaaaaaaataaatgaatgaatcGATTGTATCCTTATTACAGGATGTTGACATCATCTACAAATAGCTTTATTATTGCAAATGGATATATGAACGGTGAACGCACATATATAACGCAATCACGGCGTTAATAAAGAGCTTGGCACAACAATAAGAGTTTAGTAACAGGGATAACTACTTACTACACCATTTCACCGATGATAGTTAAACGAGTAATTACGCAATGAACTTTAAAAGCATAATATAAACTTACAGCAAACGTATTTAAAATAGGCCAACACTGATCAATAATTCCAATTGTATATGTTGTCGTTAAGACTGCAGAACAAATGGCTTGATTCATGATTTATCTTTCAGATCGCAAATTTGTACAAGTTACTCCAGgctaaacttttaaaacagaaaacagtTTTAGAATGGAATCAAAACTACAACCATTGCgctatatattatataaattaATCGGCTTGGAACACTTCAAacaaagcaagaaaataaaagctaATTACAAGGAAGACTGTTAAACTGATGAAGCACCTTTACTCGAAGCAGAAGACACTGATTATAC contains the following coding sequences:
- the LOC143450355 gene encoding uncharacterized protein LOC143450355 — translated: MSAAGNFVPPGFIFPRVRMKEELKDGAPPGSMFTCQKKGWMNNDIFLEWIKHFSQHAKPSQEERVLLILDGHKSHTHNIEALELASKSGVIMLSLPPHTSHRMQPLDLTFFKPLKTYYYQQIEQWLRANPGRAVSAFQICRLFGLAYGKAANVSCAVNGFRKAGIYPVNMLVFNDGDFAAADVTDQPDPAENSDDLIATTSSALVENASSTAVNTTPACINKTAETSNLVSDMQASPVGLLSSISYSEKKKSVVTVTDISPLPKRIRSMNPGTKRRKSSRATILTSSPHKNTLNKRDSDVTKRGGAQKTKQKRGRKTENKQNSICLVCGDSADEDWIQCKNCKEWTHEECADISDSKYYYCDNCS
- the LOC143449845 gene encoding uncharacterized protein LOC143449845, translated to MTTKAERKSKGVYGKWDEEAMRHAIGAVRDGTMGIKKAAEQFHVPKTTLLRRLKKKNKIALGSCKMLGRSTDLPEEIENQLAKHIEDMEARFYGLTLMDLQKLAFQIAEANNISTRFNKEKKIAGYDWVKGFLKRHPEISLRSPEATSLARASGFNKPQIAKFFELIHDIYEKNNLTAARIYNMDESGINVVQKLSKVLAKKGKHQVGSITSQERG
- the LOC143449844 gene encoding zinc finger BED domain-containing protein 4-like; protein product: MHFVDAEWKLRSFVLAVDSFLGRHTAENIVEAYDNVIEKFRLTTKVKKVVSDNASSMIKAFQDCLQHSEFAKSYVGKGKLGKVAKIVNSVRKSVNATSYLQRKKITLRAQNVTRWNSQLVMLQSVLKHHEEVNAALTLIQSRGKITNQDYLALSELMSVLLPFKEAMQQVEGENIVTSSCICPVVLGLLKAMELLKNSNLHYCQKLAANLKDSVSKRFLPYINSPENRIASLLDPRFKNSWIKDDVEKEEAIRLLKTHVASRLGKDDEESCSTEDENPAKKPKLFNFMAEGLKKKRPRNSISEVDSYLGVETRNHAFR